One Gemmatimonadaceae bacterium genomic window, TGGTGTGCCTGAGCGACGATCCGCGCGGTTTTCAATTTACTTATCCGCCAGAGAGGTTTCTCGGACGCGACGCGATCATTCTCGTGCGCATCCGGAGCGGGGCGCGGTCAATTGATGTTCCAGCGCGCTACGGAACGGGCTTCGCGTCGATCGCACCGCTGGATACGATTTCTCTCGGGCGCGCGGGGCGCGTCGAGATCGAGCTCGCAGCATTCCGTGCCCGAGGCCTTCGCCCGTCACACCTGCGTTTCGACATGCGCGAAGCGAGCTCGCCGACCGTCATCCAAGATGTTCGGTCTGGCACCATGATCGATCTCGATACGATCGCTCACCGCCCGTAAATTCGATCGATCGCCGTCGCGAGATCGACGAGGCGCGCGACCGCCGGATCGAAAGTGACACCGGCGCCGAGACGGCGCGCCCAGTCGACGGCGCCGCGACCCGCCCAGTCGGTGTCCGGCTCGGAAAACGCCTCGCGCGACGCGCCGACGTAGTGCTCGGCGATGAACTCGTAGTACGAGCCATGTACGTTCTTGAACGAGGCGATGCCTCGCATCCCGTGGAACGTCGCGGCGATTACCGCCAGACGACTCGCCGGCTGATTCCACGAGCAGATAAGCTGAACCGTGGCGCCAGTCTCCAGATCGAGGCGGGCGACAGCATAATCCTCGACGTCGTCGTACGACCATCGCAGCGGCTTCCCTACGGCATAGACGCGACTCGTTGCCGCGCGAAGAGCGGGGTAGTCGAGCGTCCAGAGCGCGAGGTCGAGCATGTGGCTGCCGAGGTCGATGATGCAGCCGTCACCGGAGATCGCGACGTCCTGAAACCAGTGCCGGTCCGGACCAATCGACGTATGAAACGCAACATCGACCGCGAAAATCTCACCGAGCTCACCGCGCCTAACGATTTCGCGGATCCCCGTAATGCTCGAGGTGAAGCGGTACGCGAGGTCGGAGCAGAGCAGCCGACGATTGGCGCGCGCAGCGTCGACAACACGCCGCGTTTCCAGCGCCGTTAGGCCGATCGGGTGCTGGCAGAACACGGCGACTCCTCGCTCGAGCGCGGTAATTGCCTGCTCGGCGTGCCCGGCGTTTGGCGTCGAGATGACGACGCCGTCGAGGTCATCGTAGTCGAGGAGTGCTGCGAGCGAGTCGGCCATGCGCGGCGGCGAGGCGAGGCCGCCGACGGCGTCTCGCACCGCCTGTTCGGACAAATCCGCCACCGCCGCTACGGTGCCCGCGCCCCGCGCCGCGATCGCGCGCAGGCGATGGCGACCAATCCAACCGGTTCCCAGAAATCCGATTCGTGGAACAACGGGCGACTGTAGCTCATGCTCGAGCGTTCGTCGGGCGGGTTCTGTCATAGATCGTGAGGGGCACGCGGAGAGGAGAGGTCGTAGCCGAGGTCGGTTGGCAAACCGGGGCGCGCACTCCGTGCAAGCTCCATTCCGCAGCGCTGGGCTCGCCAGCGCTGGCTGCGCCTCTCGCTAACCTTTTTCGCAGAATTGTCGGCGGATGGCTAACGCGCTCGATCAGCGTTCTGGCGATCTGGTCCAAGGAGCTGATTGACCTGCGTGACCAGGCCATCCAGCTCGCGGCGGAGCACCGCGTAGCGCGTCTTCGCATCGCGACCGACACGCTGATCCGCCTGATTGGTCATACTATACAAGTAGGTGATGTGCGCCTGGAGTCCCGGCGTGCTGTACCGAATCGGGGGAGTGACGAGCCCTGCCTCGAGTGCGCGGATCTTCTCGAGCGTATCGGCGGCTGCTCCGCTGGCGTCGCGGAGTCGCGTGCGCGCCTCGCGCAGACGCGCGACGGCGCGGTTCACATCGCTCACCAGATCGCGCACGCGCACGTTGTGATCGAACTGATCCCGCAGATCGGCGAGCGTCACGCCGTCCTTCGCAACGCGCGGATCCTCGCGCACCAGCAGCGGCTGGGTCTGGGTGACTCCGTTTGCCGTTAGGCGCACCTGAAAGCGGCCCGGCACGGCGGTCGGTCCGCCGCCGCCGACGCGGCCTGCGCCGTCGCGGGGACCGGGATATGCGAGATCCCAGGTAAAGCGGTTGAGTCCCTGCTCTTTCGGCACACGCGGCGTCGGACGCGCGCGGCGCGGCGCCTCTTCTTCATCTTCACTGCCGCCGGCGACTGCGTCGGCGGCCGCGCCAGCTTCGCTCGAGAAGCTGCGAACGAGCTTGCCGCTCTCGTCGAGCACGTCGAGCGTGACCGGGCCGGCACTCTGGCCGAGGTAGAAGTCGATCACTGCTCCGGGCGCCGGATACTGTGGCGCCGCGGGACCGCGACCGCGCCCAAATCCGCCGCCGGCTTGATAGCGCATGCGGTAGGCATCGCGCGGCTTGAAGAGCGTGAGCGACGCCGCCGCGACTTGAGCCGTCACCTGATGCAGCGGCGTGAGATCGTCGATGATCCAGAACGCTCGGCCCTGTGTCGCGACGAGCAGGTCCTTGCGGAAGATTTTGATATCGTTAATCGGAACGACGGGGAGGTTCAGCTCGAAAGACTGCCAGTGTGCGCCGTCGTCGAACGAGACATACATGCCGAACTCGGTGCCGGCGTAGAGCAAGCCGGGGCGATCAGGATCCTCGCGGACGACACGCGTCGGGTCGTCGTTCGGAATTCCATTCGTACCAGTCGTTAGGCGCGACCACGTCTTGCCGAAGTCGTCGGTGCGATAGATGTACGGTGCGAAATCGCCGAGGAGGTAGCGATAGACGGCGTAGTAGGCCGTGCCGGCGCGACGCGGCGAGGGCTCGATCATCGCCACGCGGCCGCCCGGCGGCA contains:
- a CDS encoding Gfo/Idh/MocA family oxidoreductase codes for the protein MTEPARRTLEHELQSPVVPRIGFLGTGWIGRHRLRAIAARGAGTVAAVADLSEQAVRDAVGGLASPPRMADSLAALLDYDDLDGVVISTPNAGHAEQAITALERGVAVFCQHPIGLTALETRRVVDAARANRRLLCSDLAYRFTSSITGIREIVRRGELGEIFAVDVAFHTSIGPDRHWFQDVAISGDGCIIDLGSHMLDLALWTLDYPALRAATSRVYAVGKPLRWSYDDVEDYAVARLDLETGATVQLICSWNQPASRLAVIAATFHGMRGIASFKNVHGSYYEFIAEHYVGASREAFSEPDTDWAGRGAVDWARRLGAGVTFDPAVARLVDLATAIDRIYGR